Proteins from a genomic interval of Asticcacaulis sp. AND118:
- a CDS encoding amidohydrolase family protein, which translates to MKTMTVGAGMALAGMLLMAGGTQAATVAVKAERLIEVETGKSIEQPLVIVTDGRITAIGSALTMKPPAGVEFIDLPGVTLLPGLIDMHVHLDNSPEYGGYNGLSHTDRFWAFVAAANAEKTLKAGFTTVRNVGAGDYNDIGLREAIDEGVLPGPRIVAAGLSFGATGGHCDSTWLPPSMDSKNPMNADSPWEARKSVRTLKKYGADVIKICATSGVFSRGASVGARQLTPEEMAAVADEAHMAGMKVAAHAHGADGIKVALRSGIDTIEHASLVDDEGIRLAREKGAYFSMDIYNTDYTQSEGEKNGVAEESLRKDREIAEIQRQNYGKALKAGVKMVYGTDAGIYPHGDNARQFAVMVRYGATPLQAIQSATVIAAEALGRSNDVGSLRPGHFGDMVGVSGDPLKDVTVLERPVFVMKGGDVINKP; encoded by the coding sequence ATGAAGACGATGACGGTGGGCGCAGGCATGGCGCTGGCGGGGATGCTGCTGATGGCCGGAGGCACGCAGGCGGCTACCGTGGCGGTCAAGGCCGAGCGTCTGATCGAGGTCGAAACCGGCAAGTCTATCGAACAGCCTCTGGTCATCGTCACCGACGGTCGAATCACCGCCATAGGCAGCGCCCTGACCATGAAACCGCCGGCGGGGGTCGAATTCATCGACCTGCCTGGCGTGACCCTGTTGCCCGGTCTGATCGACATGCACGTCCACCTCGATAACAGCCCGGAATATGGCGGCTACAACGGCCTGTCGCACACCGACCGTTTCTGGGCCTTTGTGGCGGCGGCCAATGCCGAAAAGACGCTGAAGGCCGGCTTCACCACTGTGCGCAATGTCGGGGCGGGGGATTATAACGACATCGGCCTGCGCGAGGCCATCGACGAAGGCGTCCTGCCCGGTCCGCGCATCGTAGCGGCGGGCCTGAGCTTCGGCGCGACCGGCGGGCATTGCGACTCGACCTGGCTGCCGCCGTCGATGGACTCGAAGAACCCGATGAATGCCGATAGCCCCTGGGAAGCGCGCAAGTCGGTGCGTACGCTGAAGAAATACGGCGCTGACGTGATCAAGATCTGCGCCACCTCCGGCGTCTTTTCACGCGGGGCCAGTGTCGGCGCACGGCAACTGACGCCGGAGGAGATGGCGGCGGTGGCCGATGAGGCGCACATGGCGGGCATGAAGGTGGCGGCCCATGCCCACGGTGCCGACGGCATCAAGGTGGCGCTGCGTTCGGGTATCGACACGATCGAACACGCCAGCCTTGTTGACGACGAAGGCATCCGTCTGGCCAGGGAGAAGGGTGCCTACTTTTCCATGGATATCTACAATACCGACTATACCCAGTCCGAAGGTGAGAAGAACGGCGTGGCCGAGGAAAGCCTGCGCAAGGACCGCGAGATCGCCGAAATCCAGCGCCAGAACTACGGCAAGGCGCTGAAGGCCGGGGTGAAGATGGTCTATGGCACCGATGCCGGTATCTATCCGCACGGTGACAATGCCAGACAGTTCGCGGTGATGGTGCGCTATGGCGCGACGCCGCTTCAGGCCATCCAGTCGGCGACCGTCATCGCGGCGGAGGCGCTGGGCCGCTCCAACGATGTGGGGAGCCTCAGACCCGGCCATTTCGGCGATATGGTCGGCGTGTCGGGCGATCCGCTGAAGGACGTCACCGTGCTGGAGCGCCCGGTGTTCGTTATGAAGGGCGGCGACGTTATCAACAAACCGTGA